The Meriones unguiculatus strain TT.TT164.6M chromosome 6, Bangor_MerUng_6.1, whole genome shotgun sequence genome has a window encoding:
- the Acvr2b gene encoding activin receptor type-2B isoform X3, producing MTAPWAALALLWGSLCAGSGRGEAETRECIYYNANWELERTNQSGLERCEGEQDKRLHCYASWRNSSGTIELVKKGCWLDDFNCYDRQECVATEENPQVYFCCCEGNFCNERFTHLPEPGGPEAPTLLTVLAYSLLPIGGLSLIVLLAFWMYRHRKPPYGHVDIHEDPGPPPPSPLVGLKPLQLLEIKARGRFGCVWKAQLMNDFVAVKIFPLQDKQSWQSEREIFSTPGMRHENLLQFIAAEKRGSSLEVELWLITAFHDKGSLTDYLKGNIITWNELCHVAETMSRGLSYLHEDVPWCRGEGHKPSIAHRDFKSKNVLLKSDLTAVLADFGLAVRFEPGKPPGDTHGQVGTRRYMAPEVLEGAINFQRDAFLRIDMYAMGLVLWELVSRCKAADGPVDEYMLPFEEEIGQHPSLEELQEVVVHKKMRPTIKDHWLKHPGLAQLCVTIEECWDHDAEARLSAGCVEERVSLIRRSVNGTTSDCLVSLVTSVTNVDLLPKESSI from the exons ATGACGGCGCCCTGGGCGGCCCTCGCCCTTCTCTGGGGATCGCTCTGCGCCG GTTCCGGGCGCGGGGAGGCCGAGACTCGGGAGTGCATCTACTACAACGCCAACTGGGAGCTGGAGCGCACCAACCAGAGCGGCCTGGAGCGCTGCGAGGGCGAACAGGACAAGCGGCTGCACTGCTACGCCTCCTGGCGCAACAGCTCGGGTACCATAGAGCTGGTGAAGAAGGGCTGCTGGCTGGATGACTTTAATTGCTACGACAG GCAGGAGTGTGTGGCCACCGAGGAGAACCCTCAGGTGTACTTCTGCTGCTGTGAAGGCAACTTCTGCAACGAGCGCTTCACCCACTTGCCGGAGCCTGGGGGCCCAGAAG CCCCCACCCTGCTCACGGTGCTGGCCTATTCGCTGCTGCCCATTGGGGGCCTCTCTCTCATCGTGCTGCTGGCCTTCTGGATGTATCGACATCGCAAGCCTCCCTACGGCCACGTGGACATCCATGAG GACCCTGGGCCTCCACCTCCATCTCCTCTGGTGGGCCTGAAGCCGCTCCAGCTGCTGGAGATCAAGGCTCGGGGCCGCTTTGGCTGCGTTTGGAAGGCTCAGCTCATGAATGACTTTGTCGCTGTGAAGATCTTCCCGCTGCAG GACAAGCAGTCTTGGCAGAGCGAACGGGAGATCTTCAGCACGCCTGGCATGAGACACGAGAACCTGTTGCAGTTCATTGCTGCTGAGAAGCGAGGCTCCAGCCTGGAGGTGGAGCTGTGGCTGATCACAGCCTTCCATGACAAG GGCTCCCTCACGGATTACCTCAAGGGGAATATCATCACGTGGAATGAACTGTGTCATGTGGCAGAGACGATGTCACGAGGCCTCTCCTACCTGCACGAAGATGTGCCCTGGTGCCGTGGCGAGGGCCACAAGCCGTCCATCGCCCACAG GGACTTCAAAAGCAAGAATGTACTGCTGAAGAGTGACCTCACCGCTGTGCTGGCTGACTTTGGCCTGGCAGTTCGGTTTGAGCCAGGGAAGCCTCCAGGGGACACCCATGGACAG GTTGGCACCAGACGGTACATGGCCCCCGAGGTGCTGGAGGGGGCCATCAACTTCCAGAGGGACGCCTTCCTGCGCATCGACATGTACGCCATGGGGCTGGTGCTATGGGAGCTGGTGTCTCGGTGCAAGGCTGCGGATG GGCCTGTGGATGAGTACATGCTGCCCTTTGAGGAGGAGATTGGACAACACCCTTCCCTGGAGGAGCTGCAGGAGGTGGTTGTCCACAAGAAGATGAGGCCCACCATTAAGGATCACTGGCTGAAGCACCCG GGCCTGGCCCAGCTCTGTGTGACCATTGAGGAGTGCTGGGACCACGATGCAGAGGCTCGCCTTTCCGCAGGATGCGTGGAGGAGCGGGTGTCCCTGATCAGGAGGTCGGTCAACGGCACTACCTCGGACTGTCTAGTCTCTCTGGTGACCTCCGTCACCAACGTGGACCTGCTCCCTAAAGAGTCCAGCATCTGA
- the Acvr2b gene encoding activin receptor type-2B isoform X2 — translation MTAPWAALALLWGSLCAGSGRGEAETRECIYYNANWELERTNQSGLERCEGEQDKRLHCYASWRNSSGTIELVKKGCWLDDFNCYDRQECVATEENPQVYFCCCEGNFCNERFTHLPEPGGPEVTYEPPPTAPTLLTVLAYSLLPIGGLSLIVLLAFWMYRHRKPPYGHVDIHEDPGPPPPSPLVGLKPLQLLEIKARGRFGCVWKAQLMNDFVAVKIFPLQDKQSWQSEREIFSTPGMRHENLLQFIAAEKRGSSLEVELWLITAFHDKGSLTDYLKGNIITWNELCHVAETMSRGLSYLHEDVPWCRGEGHKPSIAHRDFKSKNVLLKSDLTAVLADFGLAVRFEPGKPPGDTHGQVGTRRYMAPEVLEGAINFQRDAFLRIDMYAMGLVLWELVSRCKAADGPVDEYMLPFEEEIGQHPSLEELQEVVVHKKMRPTIKDHWLKHPGLAQLCVTIEECWDHDAEARLSAGCVEERVSLIRRSVNGTTSDCLVSLVTSVTNVDLLPKESSI, via the exons ATGACGGCGCCCTGGGCGGCCCTCGCCCTTCTCTGGGGATCGCTCTGCGCCG GTTCCGGGCGCGGGGAGGCCGAGACTCGGGAGTGCATCTACTACAACGCCAACTGGGAGCTGGAGCGCACCAACCAGAGCGGCCTGGAGCGCTGCGAGGGCGAACAGGACAAGCGGCTGCACTGCTACGCCTCCTGGCGCAACAGCTCGGGTACCATAGAGCTGGTGAAGAAGGGCTGCTGGCTGGATGACTTTAATTGCTACGACAG GCAGGAGTGTGTGGCCACCGAGGAGAACCCTCAGGTGTACTTCTGCTGCTGTGAAGGCAACTTCTGCAACGAGCGCTTCACCCACTTGCCGGAGCCTGGGGGCCCAGAAG TCACGTACGAGCCACCCCCGACAGCCCCCACCCTGCTCACGGTGCTGGCCTATTCGCTGCTGCCCATTGGGGGCCTCTCTCTCATCGTGCTGCTGGCCTTCTGGATGTATCGACATCGCAAGCCTCCCTACGGCCACGTGGACATCCATGAG GACCCTGGGCCTCCACCTCCATCTCCTCTGGTGGGCCTGAAGCCGCTCCAGCTGCTGGAGATCAAGGCTCGGGGCCGCTTTGGCTGCGTTTGGAAGGCTCAGCTCATGAATGACTTTGTCGCTGTGAAGATCTTCCCGCTGCAG GACAAGCAGTCTTGGCAGAGCGAACGGGAGATCTTCAGCACGCCTGGCATGAGACACGAGAACCTGTTGCAGTTCATTGCTGCTGAGAAGCGAGGCTCCAGCCTGGAGGTGGAGCTGTGGCTGATCACAGCCTTCCATGACAAG GGCTCCCTCACGGATTACCTCAAGGGGAATATCATCACGTGGAATGAACTGTGTCATGTGGCAGAGACGATGTCACGAGGCCTCTCCTACCTGCACGAAGATGTGCCCTGGTGCCGTGGCGAGGGCCACAAGCCGTCCATCGCCCACAG GGACTTCAAAAGCAAGAATGTACTGCTGAAGAGTGACCTCACCGCTGTGCTGGCTGACTTTGGCCTGGCAGTTCGGTTTGAGCCAGGGAAGCCTCCAGGGGACACCCATGGACAG GTTGGCACCAGACGGTACATGGCCCCCGAGGTGCTGGAGGGGGCCATCAACTTCCAGAGGGACGCCTTCCTGCGCATCGACATGTACGCCATGGGGCTGGTGCTATGGGAGCTGGTGTCTCGGTGCAAGGCTGCGGATG GGCCTGTGGATGAGTACATGCTGCCCTTTGAGGAGGAGATTGGACAACACCCTTCCCTGGAGGAGCTGCAGGAGGTGGTTGTCCACAAGAAGATGAGGCCCACCATTAAGGATCACTGGCTGAAGCACCCG GGCCTGGCCCAGCTCTGTGTGACCATTGAGGAGTGCTGGGACCACGATGCAGAGGCTCGCCTTTCCGCAGGATGCGTGGAGGAGCGGGTGTCCCTGATCAGGAGGTCGGTCAACGGCACTACCTCGGACTGTCTAGTCTCTCTGGTGACCTCCGTCACCAACGTGGACCTGCTCCCTAAAGAGTCCAGCATCTGA
- the Acvr2b gene encoding activin receptor type-2B isoform X1: MTAPWAALALLWGSLCAGSGRGEAETRECIYYNANWELERTNQSGLERCEGEQDKRLHCYASWRNSSGTIELVKKGCWLDDFNCYDRQECVATEENPQVYFCCCEGNFCNERFTHLPEPGGPEVTYEPPPTAPTLLTVLAYSLLPIGGLSLIVLLAFWMYRHRKPPYGHVDIHEVRRCQRGAGRGARKGGVADSFTPLLSQDPGPPPPSPLVGLKPLQLLEIKARGRFGCVWKAQLMNDFVAVKIFPLQDKQSWQSEREIFSTPGMRHENLLQFIAAEKRGSSLEVELWLITAFHDKGSLTDYLKGNIITWNELCHVAETMSRGLSYLHEDVPWCRGEGHKPSIAHRDFKSKNVLLKSDLTAVLADFGLAVRFEPGKPPGDTHGQVGTRRYMAPEVLEGAINFQRDAFLRIDMYAMGLVLWELVSRCKAADGPVDEYMLPFEEEIGQHPSLEELQEVVVHKKMRPTIKDHWLKHPGLAQLCVTIEECWDHDAEARLSAGCVEERVSLIRRSVNGTTSDCLVSLVTSVTNVDLLPKESSI; encoded by the exons ATGACGGCGCCCTGGGCGGCCCTCGCCCTTCTCTGGGGATCGCTCTGCGCCG GTTCCGGGCGCGGGGAGGCCGAGACTCGGGAGTGCATCTACTACAACGCCAACTGGGAGCTGGAGCGCACCAACCAGAGCGGCCTGGAGCGCTGCGAGGGCGAACAGGACAAGCGGCTGCACTGCTACGCCTCCTGGCGCAACAGCTCGGGTACCATAGAGCTGGTGAAGAAGGGCTGCTGGCTGGATGACTTTAATTGCTACGACAG GCAGGAGTGTGTGGCCACCGAGGAGAACCCTCAGGTGTACTTCTGCTGCTGTGAAGGCAACTTCTGCAACGAGCGCTTCACCCACTTGCCGGAGCCTGGGGGCCCAGAAG TCACGTACGAGCCACCCCCGACAGCCCCCACCCTGCTCACGGTGCTGGCCTATTCGCTGCTGCCCATTGGGGGCCTCTCTCTCATCGTGCTGCTGGCCTTCTGGATGTATCGACATCGCAAGCCTCCCTACGGCCACGTGGACATCCATGAGGTGCGACGGTGCCAgcgaggggcggggcggggagcAAGGAAGGGTGGCGTCGCAGACTCCTTTACACCCTTGCTCTCCCAGGACCCTGGGCCTCCACCTCCATCTCCTCTGGTGGGCCTGAAGCCGCTCCAGCTGCTGGAGATCAAGGCTCGGGGCCGCTTTGGCTGCGTTTGGAAGGCTCAGCTCATGAATGACTTTGTCGCTGTGAAGATCTTCCCGCTGCAG GACAAGCAGTCTTGGCAGAGCGAACGGGAGATCTTCAGCACGCCTGGCATGAGACACGAGAACCTGTTGCAGTTCATTGCTGCTGAGAAGCGAGGCTCCAGCCTGGAGGTGGAGCTGTGGCTGATCACAGCCTTCCATGACAAG GGCTCCCTCACGGATTACCTCAAGGGGAATATCATCACGTGGAATGAACTGTGTCATGTGGCAGAGACGATGTCACGAGGCCTCTCCTACCTGCACGAAGATGTGCCCTGGTGCCGTGGCGAGGGCCACAAGCCGTCCATCGCCCACAG GGACTTCAAAAGCAAGAATGTACTGCTGAAGAGTGACCTCACCGCTGTGCTGGCTGACTTTGGCCTGGCAGTTCGGTTTGAGCCAGGGAAGCCTCCAGGGGACACCCATGGACAG GTTGGCACCAGACGGTACATGGCCCCCGAGGTGCTGGAGGGGGCCATCAACTTCCAGAGGGACGCCTTCCTGCGCATCGACATGTACGCCATGGGGCTGGTGCTATGGGAGCTGGTGTCTCGGTGCAAGGCTGCGGATG GGCCTGTGGATGAGTACATGCTGCCCTTTGAGGAGGAGATTGGACAACACCCTTCCCTGGAGGAGCTGCAGGAGGTGGTTGTCCACAAGAAGATGAGGCCCACCATTAAGGATCACTGGCTGAAGCACCCG GGCCTGGCCCAGCTCTGTGTGACCATTGAGGAGTGCTGGGACCACGATGCAGAGGCTCGCCTTTCCGCAGGATGCGTGGAGGAGCGGGTGTCCCTGATCAGGAGGTCGGTCAACGGCACTACCTCGGACTGTCTAGTCTCTCTGGTGACCTCCGTCACCAACGTGGACCTGCTCCCTAAAGAGTCCAGCATCTGA